The following proteins are encoded in a genomic region of Helicobacter macacae MIT 99-5501:
- a CDS encoding phosphoribosyltransferase, giving the protein MKKTIYYAYADFLDDMKALSARIEAEFGIPQAIVCIARGGMCMSHFLALKWNLRAESIYTINATSYADREAKHSLTLGEIPHIEQNRVLIVDEIVDSGRSLSAVMRSLNKAYPRDKFGKEFASAVIFQKSGASVVADFYVRENKEWIDFFWEVDMLDS; this is encoded by the coding sequence ATGAAAAAGACAATCTATTATGCTTATGCAGATTTTTTAGATGATATGAAAGCTTTGAGTGCACGCATAGAAGCGGAGTTTGGCATTCCTCAAGCTATCGTGTGCATCGCACGAGGTGGAATGTGTATGAGCCATTTTCTAGCACTGAAGTGGAATCTACGCGCAGAATCTATCTACACCATAAACGCCACTTCTTACGCAGATAGAGAAGCAAAGCACTCCCTAACACTTGGGGAAATCCCCCACATAGAGCAAAATCGCGTGCTAATAGTTGATGAGATAGTAGATAGCGGACGGAGCTTAAGCGCGGTTATGCGCTCTCTAAACAAAGCATATCCGCGCGATAAATTTGGCAAAGAATTTGCAAGTGCAGTGATATTTCAAAAATCAGGCGCAAGTGTGGTGGCGGATTTTTATGTGCGAGAAAATAAAGAATGGATAGACTTTTTTTGGGAAGTGGATATGCTAGATTCTTAA
- a CDS encoding pyridoxal-phosphate-dependent aminotransferase family protein produces MLLFTPGPTPIPESIRQAMATPTLHHRTKEFEAIFAKTKAGLKLMLDMPEVLLLASSGTGAMEACLLSLTTSKILTINCGKFGERWGKIAKAHNLPYQEIKHEWDTPPSPNEVLDAIKADSSIDAIALQVCESAGGLRIDIESIAKSIKQHNPSIMIIADGITAMGVEKIDTTHIDALIGGSQKAFMLPPAMSIIGLSSKAIERIEERNLGLYFNLAIELKNQRKNTTAWTAPTTITQGLLKYFEIVESMGAKKLGKDSFIQNPSEFDTQALQAGIQAVYEHSKKLSLSTKAALKALGLPLYPKSPALAMSAVYDKENAVKIRSELKALGVNVAAGQDHIKEQIFRINHMGLIEVYEAAWVINALEIALDRLGLRKFDGAGNRAFMQEFYAD; encoded by the coding sequence ATGCTACTTTTCACTCCCGGTCCCACCCCTATCCCCGAGTCCATTCGTCAAGCTATGGCTACACCCACACTTCATCACCGCACCAAAGAGTTTGAAGCCATTTTTGCCAAAACAAAAGCAGGGCTAAAGCTAATGCTAGATATGCCTGAAGTGCTACTACTTGCTAGCAGTGGCACGGGAGCTATGGAGGCGTGCTTGCTAAGCCTTACTACTTCAAAGATTCTAACGATAAATTGCGGTAAATTTGGCGAGCGATGGGGAAAAATCGCCAAAGCACACAATCTCCCTTACCAAGAGATAAAGCACGAGTGGGACACGCCACCAAGCCCAAATGAAGTGCTAGATGCAATAAAAGCTGATTCTAGCATTGATGCGATTGCTTTGCAGGTGTGCGAGTCTGCAGGCGGGCTTAGGATAGATATAGAATCTATCGCAAAATCTATCAAGCAGCACAACCCTAGCATAATGATAATCGCAGATGGAATCACCGCTATGGGAGTAGAAAAAATCGACACCACGCACATAGACGCACTCATTGGCGGAAGCCAAAAGGCGTTTATGCTACCACCTGCAATGAGTATCATAGGGCTATCTAGCAAAGCCATAGAGCGCATAGAGGAGCGCAATCTTGGGCTTTATTTCAACCTTGCTATTGAGCTAAAAAATCAGCGCAAAAACACGACTGCTTGGACTGCACCCACGACAATCACACAAGGACTTCTCAAATACTTTGAGATAGTAGAATCTATGGGAGCAAAAAAACTTGGCAAAGACTCATTTATCCAAAATCCTAGCGAGTTTGACACGCAAGCCTTGCAAGCAGGCATACAAGCAGTCTATGAGCACAGCAAAAAGCTAAGCCTATCCACCAAAGCCGCGCTAAAAGCACTAGGACTTCCCCTCTACCCCAAATCCCCCGCGCTAGCGATGAGCGCGGTATATGACAAAGAAAATGCTGTGAAAATCCGCTCCGAGCTAAAAGCACTAGGAGTGAATGTCGCCGCTGGACAAGACCACATAAAAGAGCAGATTTTCCGCATAAATCATATGGGGCTTATAGAAGTGTATGAAGCTGCGTGGGTGATAAACGCGCTAGAAATCGCCCTAGATAGGTTAGGGCTACGCAAATTTGATGGCGCGGGAAATAGGGCATTTATGCAGGAATTTTATGCGGACTAG
- the purH gene encoding bifunctional phosphoribosylaminoimidazolecarboxamide formyltransferase/IMP cyclohydrolase encodes MDSNKNAKNTTKPKALLSVSDKSGIVDFASELIKLGYEILSTGGTLSTLKQAGLQATEVSEYTKSPELFDGRVKTLHPKIHGGILYRRDNESDCKAALQNGIEDISLVCVNLYPFFATTQRTDDFSEIIENIDIGGPTLVRSSAKGYASVLVLTSPSDYPLALEKLKSNQNTIEFRKEMMIKAFCHTAHYDAMIANYMNERFNEGFGEWEFIYGRKVCQTRYGENPHQKGALYEMPHISDFYTKHFYTLKGEASFNNLTDMNAAIKLASAFNTKQNLHAISIIKHGNPCGFALKPTPLEAYTSALKCDSVSAYGGVVAINGTINEELAQEMSKTYIEVLVACDITQGALEILSTKKRQKIFITKQDKLSLPKSSYDFKRIEGGFVYQQSDSVKTDEVANAQQKSHKKATKEEQIDLEIAYTIAALTKSNCVAYVKDSALVAIGMGMTSRVDASRAALAKANDMGLDVRGCVLASEAFFPFRDSIDLAASAGVSAVICPGGSMRDSEVIEAANQHNIALYFTGVRHFLH; translated from the coding sequence ATGGATTCTAACAAAAACGCGAAAAATACTACAAAACCAAAAGCACTCCTAAGTGTAAGCGATAAATCAGGAATAGTAGATTTTGCTAGCGAGCTAATAAAACTAGGCTATGAGATACTATCCACAGGAGGCACGCTATCCACACTCAAGCAAGCAGGCTTGCAAGCTACTGAAGTGAGTGAATACACAAAAAGCCCCGAGCTTTTTGATGGGCGGGTAAAAACCCTCCACCCAAAGATTCACGGGGGCATACTCTATCGGCGTGATAATGAAAGCGACTGCAAAGCCGCACTACAAAACGGCATAGAAGACATTAGCCTAGTGTGTGTGAATCTATATCCGTTTTTTGCCACGACACAGCGCACCGATGACTTTAGCGAAATCATCGAAAATATCGACATAGGCGGGCCAACGCTTGTGCGCTCTAGTGCCAAAGGATATGCTAGCGTGCTAGTGCTTACAAGTCCTAGCGATTATCCCCTAGCCCTAGAAAAGCTAAAATCCAATCAAAACACCATAGAGTTTCGCAAAGAAATGATGATAAAGGCTTTTTGCCACACAGCGCACTATGACGCGATGATAGCAAACTATATGAATGAGCGATTTAATGAGGGATTTGGGGAGTGGGAGTTTATCTATGGGCGCAAAGTATGCCAAACGCGCTATGGCGAAAATCCACACCAAAAAGGCGCACTCTATGAAATGCCACATATAAGCGATTTTTACACGAAGCATTTTTACACGCTAAAAGGCGAAGCAAGCTTCAATAACCTAACAGATATGAATGCAGCAATCAAGCTAGCAAGTGCTTTTAACACCAAGCAAAATCTACACGCTATCTCTATCATCAAGCACGGCAATCCCTGTGGATTCGCCCTAAAGCCTACACCGCTTGAAGCCTACACTTCGGCACTAAAATGCGATAGCGTAAGTGCTTATGGAGGCGTAGTAGCAATAAATGGCACAATCAATGAAGAGCTAGCGCAAGAAATGTCTAAAACATACATAGAAGTGCTTGTAGCGTGCGACATCACGCAAGGTGCGCTAGAGATTTTATCCACCAAAAAACGCCAAAAGATTTTTATCACCAAGCAAGATAAACTATCCTTGCCAAAATCTAGCTATGATTTTAAGCGAATCGAGGGTGGGTTTGTCTATCAGCAAAGCGATAGTGTGAAAACAGATGAGGTAGCAAACGCGCAGCAAAAAAGCCACAAAAAAGCCACAAAAGAAGAGCAAATCGACTTAGAAATCGCCTACACCATAGCCGCACTTACTAAGTCAAATTGTGTCGCTTATGTCAAAGACAGCGCGTTAGTCGCCATAGGTATGGGTATGACAAGTCGCGTGGATGCCTCTAGGGCAGCATTGGCAAAGGCAAATGATATGGGGCTAGATGTGCGCGGGTGCGTGCTAGCTAGCGAGGCATTTTTCCCTTTTAGAGATAGTATTGACTTAGCAGCAAGCGCAGGAGTAAGCGCAGTAATCTGTCCGGGGGGAAGTATGCGAGATAGCGAAGTGATAGAAGCGGCAAATCAGCACAATATCGCGCTATATTTCACGGGAGTTAGGCACTTTTTGCACTAG
- the aspA gene encoding aspartate ammonia-lyase produces MATRKEHDFIGELEIDDSVYYGVQTFRAVENFNISHDRLGNFPRFVRNLARVKKAAALANFELGLLDKSIKDAIVSACDKIIQGGYYDQFVVDMFQGGAGTSTNMNANEVIANIGLEILGHKKGEYQYLHPNDHVNLSQSTNDAYPTALRMALHDYLSDLAKAMEHLKKAYERKAKEFENVLKMGRTQLQDAVPMTLGREFQTFAVMMGEDIQRVLEARKLVLEINMGGTAIGTGINSHPDYPKVVEKKLREVSGHDYIVAGDLIEATQDTGAYVQISGVLKRVSAKLSKVCNDLRLLSSGPKCGLNEINLPKMQPGSSIMPGKVNPVIPEVVNQVCFFVIGSDVTVTFASEGGQLQLNVFEPVIAYSLFNSIVMLEKAMKTLADKCIDGITANEQICSDFVYNSIGIVTALNPYIGYENSASIAKEALNTGKRVYDLALERGLLSKEELDNILTPQNMLNPHLSRDEITKKK; encoded by the coding sequence ATGGCGACACGAAAAGAGCACGATTTTATCGGCGAGCTAGAGATTGATGATAGTGTGTATTATGGGGTGCAGACTTTTAGAGCGGTTGAGAATTTCAACATTTCTCACGACAGACTCGGGAATTTCCCGCGCTTTGTGCGAAATCTCGCCCGCGTGAAAAAGGCAGCTGCGCTTGCAAACTTCGAGCTAGGGCTACTTGATAAATCTATCAAAGACGCCATTGTGAGTGCGTGTGATAAAATCATACAGGGAGGATATTATGACCAATTTGTGGTGGATATGTTTCAAGGCGGTGCGGGCACAAGCACCAATATGAATGCAAATGAAGTCATCGCAAACATTGGGCTAGAGATTTTGGGACACAAAAAGGGCGAGTATCAATACCTCCACCCAAATGACCATGTGAACTTAAGCCAAAGCACCAATGACGCCTATCCTACCGCGCTAAGAATGGCATTGCACGATTATCTAAGCGATTTGGCAAAGGCTATGGAGCATTTAAAAAAGGCTTACGAGCGCAAGGCAAAAGAGTTTGAAAATGTGCTAAAAATGGGGCGCACCCAGCTCCAAGACGCCGTGCCTATGACTTTAGGTCGAGAATTTCAGACATTTGCAGTGATGATGGGCGAGGACATACAGCGCGTGCTAGAGGCTAGAAAGCTCGTCCTTGAAATCAATATGGGAGGCACAGCTATCGGCACGGGCATAAACTCTCACCCCGACTACCCAAAAGTGGTAGAAAAAAAGCTCCGTGAAGTAAGCGGGCACGACTATATCGTGGCGGGCGACTTGATAGAAGCTACCCAAGATACAGGCGCGTATGTCCAAATCAGTGGCGTGCTAAAGCGCGTAAGTGCTAAGCTATCCAAAGTCTGCAACGACTTGCGCTTGCTAAGTAGCGGTCCTAAATGCGGGCTAAATGAAATCAATTTGCCAAAAATGCAGCCCGGAAGCTCCATAATGCCGGGCAAGGTAAATCCTGTGATTCCCGAAGTGGTAAATCAAGTGTGCTTTTTTGTCATCGGCTCTGATGTTACCGTTACCTTTGCGAGCGAGGGCGGACAGCTCCAGCTAAATGTCTTTGAGCCTGTCATCGCATATAGCCTCTTTAACAGCATCGTTATGCTTGAAAAGGCAATGAAAACACTCGCGGATAAGTGCATTGACGGAATCACCGCAAATGAGCAAATCTGCAGTGATTTTGTTTATAATTCCATAGGAATCGTAACCGCGCTAAACCCCTACATAGGCTATGAGAATTCCGCCTCTATCGCCAAAGAAGCACTAAATACGGGCAAACGCGTATATGACTTGGCTTTGGAGCGAGGACTGCTAAGCAAAGAGGAGCTAGATAATATCCTAACCCCACAAAATATGCTAAATCCACACCTAAGCCGTGATGAGATTACAAAAAAGAAATAA
- a CDS encoding DASS family sodium-coupled anion symporter, whose translation MEKDKVAFFAKLFAPVVFGLIIFILPKFWGVDAPEGCSYNAWIYFSVFMGLILGLILEPIPPAFIGVIAIVIAVVLRLGPKDSGLVDAKITAAAALNWGISGFSNAVVWLIFAAFTIGLGFSKTGLGERLALYLVSKLGRSTLGLGYAIALVDLILAPFIPSNAARSGGSVYPVVTSIAPMFDSHPDKNPRKIGAYLIWVGLASACVSSSIFLTGQAPNPLALTQIEKGGAQVVDWVSWFLAFLPVGIILFLITPILAYVIYPPEVKGSKEVVTWAKEKYDALGKITRPQIFMIIIALIGLVLWVGGSFFPKSALYNLNATTTALLMIVLMVAAKCITWQDFLGNKPAWNTLVWFATLVAMAGGLNNVGFISWLANLFDGKFDGVEPIVAIIALVLVFSWLRYFFASGTAYVTAVMLIFVTLVQSIPGLDVNKTLLLLILPMGFMGIITPYGTGCSPLWFGSHYIKGPTFFLLGGIFAAIYMVIYLLVGIPWIDFIMPNLSLHGGGGA comes from the coding sequence ATGGAAAAGGACAAAGTGGCGTTTTTTGCTAAGCTCTTTGCACCTGTGGTGTTTGGGCTTATCATATTTATTTTGCCAAAATTTTGGGGCGTAGATGCGCCTGAAGGCTGCTCTTATAACGCGTGGATTTATTTCTCCGTGTTTATGGGGCTTATTTTGGGGCTGATTTTAGAGCCCATTCCGCCTGCGTTTATCGGCGTGATAGCTATTGTCATAGCAGTGGTGCTTCGACTTGGACCAAAAGATTCTGGACTTGTCGATGCCAAAATCACTGCGGCAGCTGCGCTAAATTGGGGCATTAGTGGATTTTCTAACGCGGTTGTGTGGCTTATCTTTGCTGCATTTACCATTGGCTTAGGATTTTCTAAAACAGGGCTTGGCGAGCGACTAGCACTATATCTTGTAAGCAAGCTAGGACGAAGCACACTAGGGCTAGGCTATGCCATTGCGCTAGTGGATTTAATCCTCGCTCCATTTATCCCAAGCAATGCGGCTAGAAGCGGTGGCTCTGTGTATCCTGTCGTAACGAGTATCGCGCCTATGTTTGACTCTCACCCTGATAAAAATCCGCGCAAAATCGGTGCATATCTCATCTGGGTAGGACTAGCAAGTGCGTGCGTATCTAGCTCCATCTTCCTTACAGGGCAAGCTCCAAACCCACTCGCACTTACTCAAATCGAAAAGGGTGGTGCGCAAGTGGTGGATTGGGTAAGCTGGTTTTTAGCGTTTTTGCCTGTGGGGATTATTTTGTTCCTCATTACGCCGATTTTGGCTTATGTCATCTATCCGCCTGAAGTAAAGGGAAGTAAAGAAGTCGTTACTTGGGCGAAAGAAAAATATGACGCGCTTGGCAAAATCACTCGTCCGCAGATTTTTATGATTATCATCGCACTTATCGGGCTTGTGCTATGGGTAGGCGGGAGCTTTTTCCCAAAGAGTGCGCTTTATAACCTAAACGCGACAACTACCGCACTGCTAATGATAGTGCTAATGGTGGCGGCTAAGTGTATCACTTGGCAGGATTTCTTAGGGAATAAGCCTGCGTGGAATACGCTAGTGTGGTTTGCTACGCTTGTGGCTATGGCTGGTGGGCTAAACAATGTGGGCTTTATCTCTTGGCTAGCAAATCTTTTTGATGGCAAGTTTGATGGCGTAGAGCCTATTGTGGCGATTATCGCACTTGTGTTGGTGTTTTCTTGGCTACGATATTTCTTTGCCTCTGGGACAGCGTATGTAACAGCGGTAATGCTTATCTTTGTAACGCTCGTGCAATCAATCCCCGGACTAGATGTCAATAAAACACTCTTGCTTCTTATCTTGCCTATGGGCTTTATGGGGATTATCACTCCGTATGGCACAGGGTGCAGCCCGCTATGGTTTGGTAGCCACTATATCAAAGGACCGACATTTTTCTTGCTTGGCGGTATCTTTGCAGCGATTTATATGGTAATCTATCTGCTTGTAGGAATTCCTTGGATAGATTTCATTATGCCAAATCTTAGCTTGCACGGCGGCGGCGGTGCTTAA
- a CDS encoding AI-2E family transporter, which produces MKILNKILDKISSKIYNNPQPKSQNLPSTQKSQEEQNTQDLTQSTPKDNTPNQPPQTSQPTKSAQNLAKNPHHSFRAQVFFGLAFCVSLALMAWLYYAFLNALCIAALLCIASYFIKQWFSTFIKSNALSSLLSVCVLLLLIIVPLFFIIHLGALSLLSVDWLQAQSLYSQANDKITQILSLIPIKVNLPLEENLLSKFSLSSIVANATKIASYVLMSSVSFVIDICFIAVFLFVFFYYGGRIYKYMERILPFKSEQIALVAGEINGVLRVVFFSTILNVCLQGVAFGVCAWAFGLDGVLLGLLYGICSLIPIIGGVLVWLPTCAVLFAQGNLFAAVFLAVYSVVFIAFIIDSVVKPFLIRIVNKKLLDKPLEVSEFVIFFAIFAGLGAFGFWGIIFGPAISVFFIALLRIYERDFA; this is translated from the coding sequence ATGAAAATCCTAAACAAAATTTTGGACAAAATCTCAAGCAAAATTTACAACAACCCCCAGCCAAAATCCCAAAATCTACCAAGCACACAAAAATCGCAAGAAGAGCAAAACACGCAAGATTTGACGCAAAGCACACCAAAAGACAACACACCAAACCAACCACCACAAACTTCACAGCCCACAAAAAGTGCGCAAAATCTAGCAAAAAACCCTCATCACTCTTTTCGCGCGCAAGTGTTTTTTGGGCTTGCTTTTTGTGTCTCGCTAGCCCTTATGGCGTGGCTTTATTATGCGTTTTTAAACGCCCTTTGTATAGCAGCACTACTATGTATCGCTAGCTATTTTATCAAGCAGTGGTTTTCTACCTTTATCAAAAGCAATGCTTTGTCTTCGCTCCTTAGCGTATGTGTGCTACTTTTGCTAATCATCGTGCCGCTGTTTTTTATCATTCATCTTGGGGCGTTATCGCTTCTTAGCGTTGATTGGCTACAAGCCCAATCGCTATATAGCCAAGCAAATGACAAAATCACCCAGATTTTATCCCTCATACCGATTAAAGTAAATCTACCATTAGAAGAAAATCTCTTATCAAAGTTTTCTCTATCCTCTATCGTGGCAAATGCCACCAAAATCGCCTCTTATGTGCTTATGAGCAGTGTAAGCTTTGTCATAGATATTTGTTTTATCGCGGTGTTTTTGTTTGTGTTTTTTTATTATGGAGGGCGGATTTATAAGTATATGGAGCGGATTTTGCCATTCAAAAGCGAGCAAATCGCCCTTGTCGCAGGCGAGATAAATGGCGTGCTTAGAGTGGTGTTTTTCTCTACGATTCTAAATGTCTGCTTACAAGGTGTTGCTTTTGGAGTGTGTGCGTGGGCATTTGGGCTTGATGGAGTGCTTTTGGGACTGCTTTATGGGATTTGCTCCCTTATCCCTATCATCGGTGGTGTGCTAGTGTGGCTTCCTACTTGTGCTGTGCTTTTTGCGCAGGGAAATCTTTTTGCTGCGGTGTTTTTGGCAGTGTATAGCGTGGTGTTTATAGCATTTATCATCGATAGCGTAGTCAAGCCATTTTTGATTCGCATAGTAAATAAAAAACTGCTTGATAAGCCACTAGAAGTGAGTGAATTTGTGATATTTTTTGCCATTTTTGCGGGGCTTGGAGCGTTTGGATTTTGGGGGATTATCTTTGGTCCTGCTATTAGCGTGTTTTTTATCGCATTGCTTAGAATCTATGAGAGAGATTTCGCCTAA
- the thiE gene encoding thiamine phosphate synthase: MARKNITQNLSLYLVASRGERSDEEFLGIVGDALQGGVSVVQLRQKHLSSREFYALACKLKALCDRHSTPLIINDRIDIALACGASGVHIGVKNDLPAQVARRILGEDKILGVSVNQLNEVDELAKDLLYADYLGVGAIYPTQSKADALTIGIDGLASIIEQVAQKISKDLPIVAIGGINEANIHSLANTNIAGVAVISAIMNSPNPKQSAQNLKQSIKPKSKP, encoded by the coding sequence TTGGCACGAAAAAATATCACGCAAAATCTTAGCCTATATCTTGTCGCTAGCAGGGGGGAGAGGAGCGATGAGGAGTTTTTGGGCATAGTTGGTGATGCACTGCAAGGTGGGGTAAGTGTAGTGCAACTACGGCAAAAGCACCTTAGCTCAAGAGAATTTTACGCTCTTGCTTGCAAGCTAAAGGCACTTTGTGATAGACACTCCACCCCGCTTATCATCAATGACAGGATAGACATAGCCCTAGCGTGTGGTGCAAGCGGAGTGCATATCGGTGTCAAAAACGATTTGCCAGCCCAAGTGGCTAGGAGGATTTTGGGTGAGGATAAGATTTTGGGTGTGAGTGTAAATCAGCTAAATGAAGTAGATGAGCTAGCAAAAGATTTGCTTTATGCAGACTATCTAGGAGTGGGCGCGATATACCCTACGCAAAGCAAAGCAGACGCACTTACCATAGGTATAGATGGGCTAGCTAGTATCATAGAGCAAGTCGCCCAAAAAATCTCAAAAGACTTGCCCATAGTAGCTATCGGTGGGATAAATGAGGCAAATATCCACTCTCTAGCAAACACAAACATAGCAGGAGTAGCAGTGATAAGCGCGATAATGAACTCGCCAAATCCAAAGCAAAGTGCACAAAATCTAAAGCAAAGTATAAAACCAAAATCTAAGCCCTAA
- a CDS encoding DinB family protein has protein sequence MQKDILLLMGRYNQSANSAMIEVLEDLDEVALHKDRGLYYKSIIGTMVHYTAGDASFFKDYFASFCENPPSASKIEAMLESPFALKSEIANDATNLFAAREEIDSYILQVIEGIGDFSAIKELAFPWGAMKKPVYQFIFGILNHGTHHRGMIASVLDTLGVQNDFNGALGI, from the coding sequence ATGCAAAAAGACATACTGCTACTTATGGGCAGGTATAACCAAAGCGCAAATAGCGCGATGATAGAGGTGCTTGAGGATTTAGATGAGGTGGCATTGCACAAAGATAGGGGGCTTTATTACAAGTCCATTATCGGCACTATGGTGCATTACACCGCAGGCGATGCGAGTTTTTTCAAAGACTATTTTGCGTCCTTTTGTGAGAATCCACCAAGTGCAAGCAAAATCGAGGCAATGCTAGAATCTCCCTTTGCCCTCAAAAGCGAGATAGCAAATGACGCGACAAATCTTTTTGCCGCAAGGGAGGAAATCGATAGCTACATTTTGCAAGTGATTGAGGGGATAGGCGATTTTAGCGCGATAAAAGAGCTAGCTTTCCCGTGGGGAGCGATGAAAAAGCCTGTGTATCAATTCATCTTTGGGATACTCAATCACGGCACGCACCATAGAGGTATGATAGCCTCCGTGCTTGACACACTAGGCGTGCAAAACGACTTTAACGGCGCACTTGGAATCTAA
- a CDS encoding diaminopimelate epimerase: MSKTLQMQTITLHKYCANGNDFLIFHTIVEADFSSLAVRLCDRFRGIGADGLVVVLPNDTSTQNTAYKWDFYNSDGSRANMCGSASRCVGHYAFGAGLAKQRHSFLSGAGVIDIEVNGEIVQANLGKFHSLKKLGTLKEIVLLRDITEYMTKIQTSQTSLKAIKESKDSSMDMALRWAIGDFGGEELDGEFGRDFVEESEKLARDCLDTLETLKNSQWFSLNTGVPHLVCFLPAHLLPKARDTAQAKPILAILRDKFDANITIAHKIDDKRVEFATYERGVEGVTLSCGSGMAAALVVGYRFYGVDSSARLIPPSGEPAQASEDSNGCVSLRGAVSHIATCIVDEALLK; the protein is encoded by the coding sequence ATGAGCAAAACCCTCCAAATGCAAACAATCACTCTGCATAAATACTGCGCAAATGGCAATGATTTCCTTATCTTTCACACGATTGTAGAAGCGGATTTTAGCTCGCTTGCTGTGAGGCTTTGTGATAGATTTCGCGGTATAGGAGCAGATGGGCTAGTGGTGGTGCTTCCAAATGACACAAGCACACAAAATACCGCGTATAAGTGGGATTTTTATAACTCTGATGGGAGCAGGGCAAATATGTGTGGCAGTGCGAGCAGATGCGTGGGGCATTATGCCTTTGGAGCGGGGCTAGCAAAGCAAAGGCACAGCTTCCTAAGTGGCGCAGGTGTCATAGACATAGAAGTAAATGGCGAAATCGTGCAGGCAAATCTAGGGAAATTTCACAGCCTAAAAAAACTTGGCACGCTAAAAGAGATTGTGCTTTTGCGGGATATTACCGAGTATATGACAAAGATTCAGACTTCGCAGACTTCACTAAAGGCGATAAAAGAATCCAAAGATTCTAGTATGGATATGGCACTGCGATGGGCGATAGGGGATTTTGGCGGGGAGGAGCTAGATGGAGAGTTTGGGAGGGATTTTGTAGAGGAGAGTGAAAAGCTAGCTAGAGATTGCCTTGATACGCTTGAGACACTCAAAAATAGCCAATGGTTTTCTCTAAACACAGGCGTGCCTCATCTTGTGTGCTTTTTGCCAGCGCACTTGCTGCCAAAGGCTAGAGATACCGCGCAAGCAAAGCCGATTTTAGCCATACTTAGAGATAAATTTGATGCAAATATCACTATCGCACACAAAATCGATGATAAGCGCGTGGAGTTTGCTACTTATGAGCGGGGCGTAGAGGGAGTAACGCTATCTTGTGGTAGTGGTATGGCAGCCGCGCTTGTGGTGGGGTATCGGTTTTATGGAGTGGATAGCAGTGCTAGGCTTATCCCACCTAGTGGAGAGCCAGCGCAAGCTAGCGAGGATAGCAATGGCTGCGTATCTCTAAGGGGTGCGGTATCTCATATCGCTACCTGCATAGTAGATGAAGCATTGCTAAAGTGA
- a CDS encoding ABC transporter substrate-binding protein, which yields MRLVVLDPASIEIIYLLGKQDSIKAIATMQQSHIYPQEHTSKLPSVGSFSNPSVEKILSFKPTLVILSLYSLGLKERLENLGIQTAYLQADRLEDMYENIAKIATLLGEEAKGAQLIDKTKREIKSLQATQQNQKPQKSVIFLYSSNPLMAFNDNSVIADILRLLGLQNKTITTNVARPILSNEFLLKADPDILILGVQANDISTLIAQNPALKNLKAYKNNAIFTYPKAHRLLRVSPTIVDGIKDLKTTLDSATK from the coding sequence ATGAGGCTAGTCGTGCTAGACCCCGCAAGTATCGAAATCATCTACCTGCTTGGCAAGCAAGATAGCATAAAAGCAATCGCTACAATGCAGCAATCCCATATCTACCCCCAAGAGCACACTTCAAAGCTACCAAGTGTAGGGAGCTTTTCTAACCCATCGGTAGAAAAGATTTTATCATTTAAGCCCACTCTTGTGATTTTGAGCCTATACTCTCTCGGGCTAAAAGAGAGGCTAGAAAATCTAGGGATTCAAACGGCATATCTACAAGCAGATAGGCTAGAAGATATGTATGAAAATATCGCCAAAATCGCTACCCTGCTAGGCGAGGAAGCAAAAGGAGCGCAGCTCATAGACAAAACAAAGCGCGAGATAAAATCCCTCCAAGCCACACAGCAAAACCAAAAGCCACAAAAAAGCGTGATATTTCTATATAGTAGCAATCCCCTAATGGCGTTTAATGACAACTCCGTAATCGCAGATATTTTGCGCTTGCTAGGGCTACAAAACAAAACTATCACTACCAATGTCGCCCGCCCCATACTCTCAAATGAATTTCTGCTAAAAGCCGACCCAGACATACTCATACTTGGCGTGCAAGCAAATGATATATCCACCCTCATCGCCCAAAATCCAGCACTAAAAAACCTAAAAGCCTACAAAAACAACGCGATTTTTACATACCCAAAGGCACATAGGCTACTGCGCGTAAGCCCCACCATAGTAGATGGCATAAAAGACTTAAAAACCACGCTAGATAGCGCGACAAAATAG